The proteins below are encoded in one region of Ferroplasma acidiphilum:
- a CDS encoding PIN domain-containing protein, producing MEEAVFDTNVIIAIIIENDINHKKALELWKKIDKAYVPMISVIEFNYFLIKHSLPVAITKELINDEKVNIIPTQKDDVFFSIKSNIKSYDDFNDMIILNISKRIKKQLITFDVELKKLYDR from the coding sequence TTGGAAGAAGCAGTCTTTGATACAAATGTTATTATTGCAATAATAATAGAGAATGATATTAACCATAAAAAAGCTCTAGAATTGTGGAAAAAAATCGATAAGGCATATGTACCTATGATATCTGTTATTGAATTCAATTATTTCCTCATTAAGCATTCTTTACCTGTTGCTATAACAAAGGAGTTGATAAATGATGAAAAGGTCAATATTATACCAACACAAAAGGATGATGTATTTTTTTCAATAAAAAGTAATATAAAAAGCTATGATGATTTTAATGATATGATAATATTAAACATTAGTAAAAGGATTAAGAAACAGCTCATAACATTTGATGTTGAACTGAAAAAATTATATGACCGATAA
- a CDS encoding RAD55 family ATPase produces the protein MNVDDLFIYDLKYGKLNGQLINNEFYAIGDVYMNEDLPAILERLEDYGYVTEQGSVFDLKCKYCGGDNFMVVPFSESGNIAMDIDKSPPDPDNLKEVYICRDCRKINIPDGKWNKYKKYLIKDMVNNVADALHEFIKILDENKLTYEIPSMITCKSRSHIFSVKITVDYDYFIDIYSHADFREVLENTELFKSEFPSRKMAIFNISDKFTDTGTGSEIEYYSATSKDDLVLKLRQYVNKILTSKEYRFGIDEFDNILLYGLEENNVYGIETFSSGNTLYFLSKFLMQGALHGQNGLYITTRYSPDYILKIADSFGMNIRQLVNDKKIFIFDGNSSLEKFQHSESDIWKIRDHISKVIAEIGKYITKYNIKRLVIDSIEPLEINPGEDSIRYLFNELKNLDCVTMATKYINNINSNSIEDMYFTGIVEIGTVIDLNSIKNIIVIKKFMIRDNSRRLVEYNITDKNTLEIK, from the coding sequence ATGAATGTTGATGATTTGTTTATTTATGATTTAAAATATGGAAAACTCAATGGCCAGTTAATTAATAATGAATTTTATGCCATAGGCGATGTGTATATGAACGAAGATTTGCCGGCCATACTTGAAAGGCTTGAGGATTATGGGTATGTAACTGAACAGGGCTCAGTATTCGATTTAAAATGCAAGTACTGTGGCGGGGACAACTTTATGGTAGTCCCGTTTTCTGAATCTGGTAATATTGCCATGGATATAGATAAATCTCCACCTGACCCGGATAATTTAAAAGAAGTTTACATATGCAGGGACTGCAGAAAAATTAATATTCCGGATGGTAAATGGAATAAATATAAAAAGTACTTAATAAAGGATATGGTAAACAACGTGGCGGATGCACTGCATGAATTTATAAAAATACTTGATGAAAATAAATTAACATACGAAATACCTTCCATGATAACATGTAAATCCAGAAGTCATATTTTCAGTGTAAAAATAACGGTAGATTATGATTACTTTATTGATATATATTCACATGCTGATTTCAGGGAAGTACTGGAAAATACAGAGTTATTCAAATCTGAATTTCCTTCCAGAAAAATGGCTATTTTTAATATATCTGATAAATTTACAGATACGGGTACAGGCAGCGAAATTGAATATTACAGTGCGACCAGCAAGGACGACCTTGTCCTGAAATTGAGACAGTATGTAAATAAAATTTTAACTTCTAAAGAGTACAGGTTTGGCATAGATGAATTTGACAATATTTTGTTATACGGGCTGGAAGAAAATAATGTATACGGCATAGAGACATTTTCATCCGGGAACACTTTGTATTTCCTTTCTAAATTCCTGATGCAGGGGGCATTGCACGGCCAGAACGGACTCTATATAACCACAAGATATTCTCCGGATTACATATTAAAAATTGCGGATAGTTTTGGCATGAATATAAGGCAGCTGGTAAACGACAAAAAAATATTCATATTCGACGGTAACTCCTCTCTGGAGAAATTCCAGCACAGTGAATCAGACATATGGAAGATTAGAGACCATATATCCAAGGTTATTGCGGAAATTGGCAAATATATTACAAAATATAATATAAAAAGGCTGGTTATAGACTCAATAGAGCCACTTGAAATTAACCCGGGTGAGGATAGTATAAGATATCTTTTCAACGAACTGAAAAATCTTGACTGTGTGACCATGGCAACAAAATATATCAATAATATAAATTCAAATTCAATAGAGGATATGTATTTTACAGGAATAGTTGAAATTGGAACGGTAATTGATTTAAATTCCATTAAAAATATTATTGTGATAAAAAAATTCATGATAAGGGATAATTCCAGGAGGCTGGTTGAATACAATATAACAGACAAAAACACACTCGAAATAAAGTGA
- a CDS encoding MFS transporter, translating into MDNKKLIAFRSLIIAAGATVAASFVGVYGVMIGATAAEMGWLQSSSNSLSNLGQILWGRISDRVGKRKPFLVSGSVILAVLWFLLPYSRTPVNLIVLYSLISIFSAMITVNWYSFIADNIISERGRFLTLINDIASAGTIVSLIAMVFILAKYPDDVVIPFSTAAASYVISAVTVFKFKESRSKSVMTRNLYKTLKNLKNNNAFYKYFRATNIQSFFWSMAWPMFPITIVSIMHFSLEIVAVLTISSTLTMLLTQYIIGKFIDKVNRVPIIFLNRIMLSGIPLMYAFFNILPLFILLEIYSGFIGSIQNTVTTSYTLDIVPQNNKAEYISILNGFNGMVYFFGALTGGYVLTLFLSVEPLKIALLLSYLIVFAGRFLSSFLFRGLIEENSGGRNNSVLSILFKPKGAGSPSGAVIHPR; encoded by the coding sequence ATGGATAATAAAAAACTTATCGCATTCCGGTCACTTATAATTGCTGCGGGCGCAACTGTGGCAGCATCCTTTGTCGGTGTATATGGCGTTATGATCGGAGCAACAGCAGCAGAAATGGGATGGCTGCAATCTTCATCAAATTCATTAAGCAATTTAGGGCAGATTCTCTGGGGAAGGATAAGTGACAGGGTTGGCAAAAGAAAGCCATTTCTTGTGAGTGGAAGTGTTATTCTTGCGGTTCTATGGTTTTTGCTTCCTTACTCCAGAACTCCGGTTAATTTAATAGTCCTGTATTCCCTGATATCAATATTTTCTGCAATGATAACGGTTAACTGGTATTCATTTATCGCGGATAATATTATATCAGAACGTGGGAGGTTTTTAACACTCATAAACGATATAGCTTCTGCCGGTACAATTGTGTCCTTAATAGCAATGGTTTTCATCCTGGCTAAATATCCTGATGATGTTGTAATACCCTTCAGTACCGCTGCAGCCTCATATGTTATCTCTGCAGTTACTGTGTTTAAATTCAAGGAATCCAGAAGCAAGAGTGTTATGACACGAAATTTATACAAAACCTTGAAAAATTTAAAAAATAACAATGCGTTTTATAAATACTTCAGGGCTACAAATATTCAATCATTTTTCTGGTCAATGGCATGGCCCATGTTTCCAATAACAATAGTTTCAATAATGCATTTTTCACTGGAAATTGTTGCAGTGTTGACTATATCATCAACATTAACCATGTTACTAACACAGTATATTATCGGGAAATTTATAGATAAGGTTAATCGCGTGCCAATTATATTTTTAAACAGGATAATGCTGAGCGGAATCCCATTAATGTATGCATTTTTTAATATTCTGCCATTATTTATATTGCTGGAAATTTATAGTGGCTTTATCGGTTCAATTCAAAATACGGTTACAACATCATATACTCTGGATATTGTGCCACAGAATAACAAGGCTGAATATATATCAATATTAAACGGGTTCAATGGAATGGTTTATTTCTTCGGAGCACTTACTGGCGGTTATGTTTTAACTTTATTTTTGTCTGTAGAACCTTTAAAGATTGCACTGCTGCTGTCCTATTTAATAGTCTTTGCAGGAAGATTTCTGTCATCTTTCCTATTCAGGGGATTGATTGAAGAAAATTCAGGAGGCAGGAATAATAGCGTATTATCAATATTATTTAAGCCAAAGGGGGCTGGTTCTCCATCAGGTGCAGTAATACACCCGAGGTAA
- a CDS encoding MFS transporter, which yields MQKNFFYLILSTLIANIASSILYIGITWYVLISVNGEILYGSIVLIATITGFAISNFIGKIIDRYNKKKIFIQLHLIVSLLFLLIFLLLIRNIALSITTLFIIYMIISVYSMFYWNVILSITQQIFSIKEYKSINSKMEIIGQISSVFSIIAGFIIYSVNFLFIMIACSIAFAISAMTFKKIKIIEAEKNNISKSTFSGFTYLKNNKYLFFLLFALYTPFIAIIIGNFTQPAFIVNALNGTPVIIGAMESIYAISAVITSLLIPKMNEKNEFILIVISMIVFSVGTIAMGLIKIVIIFLGLEAIQGYGNPAIRIIRKTIMMKTIPKKFIGRVYGSLETISYIARISFLAIYILIIKYTGSGILIAIQGIFVLTFVFVVIYSLRKMQIKAQPDKNPKRFYLSGYYQKHR from the coding sequence ATGCAAAAGAATTTTTTCTACCTCATTTTATCAACTTTGATTGCAAACATTGCCTCCAGCATACTATATATTGGAATAACCTGGTATGTTCTAATATCTGTGAACGGTGAAATATTATACGGCTCCATTGTTTTAATCGCTACCATCACAGGTTTTGCAATATCAAATTTTATTGGGAAAATCATAGACAGATACAATAAAAAGAAAATTTTCATTCAATTGCATCTCATTGTTTCACTGTTATTTCTCCTCATATTTTTATTATTGATTAGAAATATTGCGTTGAGCATTACAACACTTTTCATTATATATATGATAATATCAGTATATTCGATGTTTTACTGGAATGTAATATTATCAATAACACAGCAAATATTTAGTATAAAGGAATATAAGTCCATAAACAGCAAAATGGAAATTATCGGGCAAATATCCTCTGTATTTTCCATAATAGCAGGATTTATAATTTATTCAGTAAATTTTTTATTTATAATGATTGCATGTTCCATTGCCTTTGCAATAAGTGCTATGACGTTCAAAAAAATTAAGATTATTGAGGCTGAAAAAAATAATATAAGCAAGTCAACTTTCAGTGGATTCACTTATCTTAAGAATAATAAATATCTATTCTTTCTCTTATTTGCTTTATATACTCCATTTATAGCAATTATTATAGGGAATTTTACACAACCGGCTTTTATCGTTAACGCATTAAATGGAACCCCGGTTATAATAGGTGCAATGGAAAGTATCTACGCGATATCAGCCGTTATTACATCATTGCTCATACCAAAAATGAATGAAAAAAATGAGTTTATATTGATAGTTATTTCTATGATTGTATTTTCAGTGGGAACAATAGCAATGGGTTTAATTAAAATTGTTATAATATTTCTGGGCCTTGAAGCAATACAGGGATATGGAAACCCGGCAATCCGCATAATAAGAAAGACAATAATGATGAAAACTATACCTAAAAAATTTATAGGCCGTGTGTATGGTTCTCTGGAAACAATTTCATATATTGCCAGGATATCCTTTCTTGCAATTTACATATTAATAATAAAATACACAGGGTCTGGAATTTTAATCGCAATACAGGGCATTTTTGTACTGACTTTTGTTTTTGTTGTAATATATTCCCTCAGGAAAATGCAGATTAAAGCACAACCGGATAAAAATCCAAAAAGGTTCTATTTGTCTGGATATTATCAAAAACATAGATGA
- a CDS encoding glycosyltransferase family 2 protein, producing the protein MGKKPYFIVFLSIIFIVLYLYFLVISLISLDKTIATKFLTVLLILINGFFIMHTLEYLYYYLIASSKYEQSVAYYFSRYFPFTTTVFIACYNEPVDVLENTIFSIKQMCKRGNDSPFILDDSTDKKTIEDIKELALKYRIGYIHRDNRRGYKAGALNDALKITDSKYFAVFDADQEPLQEFLTELIPIMEDNDDLSIIQVPQKYVNNNTPVAKGANDIQEVFYNFITEGKSLENSMFSCGSNVIYRTETIKSIGGFNEKNVTEDLATSIKLHESGYHSIYYNRPLASGEAPQTLNSYFIQQSRWSQGSIGIFFQVIKLLFRRKKLTLRQKTGYFVSTSWYFVGVVNMLMLVFPLLFIFFNIVSIITPENYIFIFAFYIIFNFFAFSSSVYSVEKSIIPVMRNMSLTFISSPIFIKSAVFALIGRKTSFKVTPKEDSSRIPLKGVWAQLLIFFITGIGFIYSVYRYLISGTLEYLLNGIFMLYFFSLSSTLFYYNR; encoded by the coding sequence ATGGGGAAGAAACCGTATTTTATTGTATTTCTCTCCATAATTTTCATCGTGCTATATTTATATTTTCTGGTAATTTCACTTATATCACTGGATAAAACTATAGCCACAAAATTTCTCACTGTATTGCTCATATTGATAAATGGCTTTTTTATCATGCATACTCTGGAATATTTATATTATTATTTAATAGCATCATCAAAATATGAGCAATCAGTGGCATATTATTTCAGCAGATATTTTCCATTCACCACAACTGTGTTTATCGCCTGTTACAACGAACCGGTGGACGTTCTTGAAAATACTATATTCAGCATAAAGCAGATGTGCAAACGTGGAAATGATTCACCATTTATTCTTGACGACTCAACAGATAAAAAGACCATAGAGGATATTAAAGAACTGGCACTAAAATACAGGATTGGCTACATACACAGGGATAACAGAAGAGGATACAAGGCCGGTGCATTGAATGACGCGCTAAAAATAACAGATTCAAAATATTTTGCAGTATTTGATGCAGATCAGGAACCACTGCAGGAATTTCTGACTGAATTAATTCCAATAATGGAAGACAACGATGACCTGTCCATAATCCAGGTACCACAGAAATATGTAAACAATAATACTCCTGTAGCTAAAGGTGCCAACGATATTCAGGAAGTATTTTATAATTTTATAACTGAGGGAAAAAGCCTTGAAAATAGCATGTTCTCATGTGGTTCCAATGTTATATACCGGACGGAGACAATAAAAAGTATCGGGGGATTTAATGAAAAAAATGTTACAGAAGACCTGGCAACATCAATTAAATTGCATGAAAGCGGGTACCACAGCATATATTATAACAGGCCCCTTGCTTCAGGTGAAGCACCACAAACACTTAATTCATATTTTATACAGCAATCGAGATGGTCACAGGGTTCCATAGGCATTTTTTTTCAGGTAATAAAATTGTTATTTAGAAGAAAGAAGCTGACTTTAAGGCAAAAAACAGGATATTTTGTTTCTACATCCTGGTACTTCGTGGGTGTTGTAAACATGCTTATGCTGGTATTCCCGTTGCTATTCATATTTTTTAATATTGTATCCATAATTACTCCTGAAAACTATATATTTATATTCGCATTTTATATAATATTTAACTTCTTTGCATTTTCTTCGTCCGTTTACAGCGTGGAGAAATCAATAATTCCCGTAATGCGGAATATGTCCCTTACATTTATATCCAGCCCGATATTTATTAAATCAGCAGTTTTTGCATTGATTGGAAGAAAGACTTCATTTAAAGTTACACCAAAAGAAGATTCTTCCAGAATTCCGTTAAAAGGTGTATGGGCACAGCTTTTAATATTTTTTATAACCGGTATAGGGTTCATTTACTCGGTATATAGATACCTGATTTCAGGTACTCTGGAGTATTTATTAAATGGAATTTTTATGCTGTATTTCTTTTCTTTAAGCTCTACCCTGTTTTATTATAACAGATAA
- a CDS encoding MFS transporter: MDEKWFKLLSYWFLLFTIGFGWFILAPLVPELSSSFNVGLSSILLLVSTYGYTMVVLGLLAGWLSAKFTVKSSLYTAAGLSIIGLIGRALSPDYLSFLVTGIIAAAAYPLAMAPVGSVADSLFHDRSHTVIGISVGMLFLGMAFGSFFGPDIFTALGLKGAMWIPVILAIIAVIWLVPGIRGYPTSYKGRSLRGAFRIGMVKNWYIGLAISAMSVMFGSLGSTVLLLHHMATAQALAYGGLLGGLAFLGSALGALILPPVFEKYNRIRTGLITTGVLMFIFTAVMTLSLSYSTIVILIGAGYFFFGIFGNAYWSMAMTLTTRYVTDPAQAGFATSMYSVFTNLGVAFIPVFLGPEFGSLATIAVGVSVVLAIEVVAMILAPFLKVRASGAKETTKL, translated from the coding sequence ATGGATGAAAAATGGTTTAAACTTTTATCATACTGGTTCCTATTATTTACAATAGGATTTGGGTGGTTTATACTTGCACCACTGGTACCGGAACTTAGCAGTTCATTCAACGTAGGTTTAAGTTCTATACTCCTTTTAGTTTCAACCTATGGTTATACTATGGTTGTACTGGGGTTGCTTGCCGGATGGTTATCAGCTAAATTCACAGTTAAAAGTTCCCTTTACACTGCTGCAGGATTGTCCATAATAGGCTTAATCGGGAGAGCATTGTCACCGGATTATTTATCTTTCCTGGTAACCGGGATAATAGCAGCAGCAGCTTACCCGCTGGCTATGGCTCCTGTAGGAAGTGTTGCAGATTCACTTTTCCATGACAGGTCACACACGGTAATAGGTATCAGTGTAGGCATGCTTTTCCTCGGTATGGCATTCGGGTCTTTCTTCGGGCCAGATATTTTTACTGCACTGGGACTCAAGGGCGCTATGTGGATTCCAGTTATCCTCGCTATAATAGCCGTTATATGGCTTGTACCTGGAATACGTGGCTATCCAACATCTTATAAGGGGAGGTCATTGAGAGGAGCTTTCAGGATAGGAATGGTTAAAAACTGGTATATAGGCCTTGCAATATCAGCCATGTCTGTAATGTTCGGGTCACTGGGTTCTACAGTCCTGTTGCTGCACCATATGGCTACAGCCCAGGCACTTGCCTACGGAGGCCTTCTTGGTGGCCTTGCTTTCCTGGGTTCTGCCCTGGGTGCATTAATACTGCCTCCAGTATTCGAGAAGTACAATAGAATCCGTACCGGACTGATTACTACCGGTGTATTGATGTTCATATTTACCGCTGTGATGACATTGAGCCTGTCCTATTCCACGATTGTAATATTGATTGGAGCCGGATATTTCTTCTTCGGAATCTTCGGAAACGCTTACTGGTCCATGGCTATGACTTTAACCACTCGCTATGTTACTGATCCGGCGCAGGCAGGATTTGCAACATCTATGTATAGCGTGTTTACGAATTTAGGTGTGGCTTTCATACCTGTATTCCTGGGGCCGGAATTTGGAAGCCTTGCTACAATAGCAGTCGGAGTTTCAGTGGTACTGGCTATAGAAGTGGTAGCCATGATACTGGCACCATTTCTTAAAGTCAGGGCAAGTGGAGCAAAGGAAACGACTAAATTGTGA
- a CDS encoding AbrB/MazE/SpoVT family DNA-binding domain-containing protein — MEEVKITRNYQTTIPADIRDKLGIKIGDRILVYIDKDRIIMEKPKGDITKISIKLDKNIDAEYVEKVIREAGDEIGRSSL, encoded by the coding sequence ATGGAAGAAGTAAAAATCACAAGAAATTACCAGACTACAATACCTGCTGATATTAGAGATAAATTGGGAATAAAAATCGGTGATAGAATCCTTGTTTATATAGATAAAGATAGAATTATAATGGAAAAACCGAAAGGTGACATTACAAAGATATCCATTAAATTAGATAAAAATATAGATGCTGAATACGTAGAAAAGGTAATAAGGGAAGCAGGTGATGAAATTGGAAGAAGCAGTCTTTGA
- a CDS encoding DUF996 domain-containing protein gives MNNAQKSQELKQARTYGIMGVILEFAGVPVFLIFKELGFIISIAGLILLFLAGKSISNYYSNQTPFKYMLYSLISGAILAVASTGLLVLVYVPGVSSATGANSISVINTSFLTLLLLVLFLFLVPGIVSIIFQYIAYNRVGKLIGSDEFHTASLFLLTGTISTITSIAIFIFYSDIPNNAMLLDIVRIIIFIGIVPILRGIVRLIVAFAKLPGEAKPSENNQNPNQSTYNEMS, from the coding sequence ATGAATAACGCTCAAAAGAGTCAGGAACTCAAACAGGCACGTACATATGGAATTATGGGGGTAATTCTAGAATTTGCTGGTGTTCCTGTATTTCTTATATTCAAAGAATTGGGGTTTATAATCTCAATTGCAGGGTTAATTTTACTTTTCCTTGCAGGTAAATCTATATCTAACTATTATAGCAATCAGACGCCGTTTAAGTATATGCTATACAGCCTGATTTCAGGAGCTATACTAGCAGTTGCATCTACGGGCTTATTAGTCCTGGTATATGTGCCGGGTGTAAGCTCTGCAACAGGTGCAAATAGCATATCTGTAATAAATACTTCATTTCTCACTTTACTTTTACTCGTTCTCTTTCTGTTTCTGGTGCCAGGCATCGTTTCTATAATTTTCCAATATATTGCATATAATAGAGTGGGAAAATTAATTGGAAGTGATGAATTTCATACTGCATCATTGTTCCTGCTTACCGGTACAATTAGTACTATTACATCAATTGCTATTTTCATTTTCTATAGTGATATACCTAACAATGCAATGCTTCTTGACATAGTTCGAATTATTATATTTATAGGCATCGTCCCGATATTGCGCGGAATAGTGCGCCTTATAGTAGCATTTGCAAAACTTCCCGGTGAAGCAAAGCCTTCTGAAAATAACCAGAACCCTAATCAGAGTACATATAACGAAATGTCCTGA
- a CDS encoding peroxiredoxin — translation MALKNGDKAPDFKANDELGKIVSLADFKGKSSVVLYFYPKAETPGCTAEAKCFRDNWDAIKPLGAIVLGVSSDSEEKQKSFKDHHKLQFTLLSDKNKSIREAYDAKGFIIPARITYIIDKEGIIRGIHNSQMDPKSHIDFAIKTLKEISSTQAKNSPEAPGQE, via the coding sequence ATGGCACTCAAAAATGGAGATAAGGCACCGGATTTCAAAGCGAATGACGAGTTGGGGAAAATAGTTTCTCTCGCAGATTTCAAGGGGAAATCATCTGTTGTATTATATTTTTATCCAAAAGCCGAGACTCCAGGATGTACTGCTGAGGCAAAATGTTTCAGGGACAACTGGGATGCAATTAAGCCATTGGGGGCAATTGTGCTTGGTGTGAGTTCAGATAGCGAAGAGAAGCAAAAATCTTTTAAAGACCATCATAAATTGCAGTTTACCCTGTTAAGCGATAAGAATAAAAGCATAAGGGAAGCATATGATGCTAAGGGTTTCATAATCCCGGCTAGGATAACATATATTATTGATAAGGAAGGCATTATCAGGGGCATACATAACTCCCAGATGGATCCGAAAAGCCACATAGACTTCGCAATTAAGACACTCAAGGAAATAAGTTCTACTCAGGCGAAAAATAGTCCAGAAGCTCCTGGACAGGAATGA
- a CDS encoding DUF996 domain-containing protein: protein MGIILEFIGGPADIIFHGLGLIISIIGLILLFLAVKSISNNYSNQTPFKYMLYSLISGIILAVVAGISLFLLLIPIFNSASSTGSTSTFYMSLISIFLLIVVLVLVPSFVSIIFQYMAYDSVGKLTGIHEFHTAALLLLIGIILAIIVIGVILMFIGIIFLIIAFAKLPGEAKPALNDQTFNQDTNKEIF from the coding sequence ATGGGGATAATCCTAGAATTTATTGGTGGTCCAGCAGATATTATATTTCATGGATTGGGCCTCATCATCTCAATTATCGGATTAATTTTACTTTTCCTTGCAGTTAAATCTATATCTAACAATTATAGCAATCAGACGCCGTTTAAGTATATGCTATACAGCCTAATTTCCGGCATCATATTAGCAGTTGTAGCAGGAATATCATTATTTCTGTTACTCATACCCATATTTAACTCTGCATCAAGTACCGGTAGCACATCTACTTTTTATATGTCACTAATTTCTATATTCTTGCTTATAGTAGTTCTGGTACTGGTGCCAAGCTTCGTTTCTATAATTTTTCAATATATGGCATACGACAGTGTAGGGAAATTAACTGGAATACATGAGTTTCATACCGCGGCATTGCTACTACTTATTGGTATAATTCTAGCTATTATAGTTATAGGCGTTATCCTGATGTTCATTGGAATAATATTTCTCATAATAGCATTTGCGAAACTTCCGGGCGAAGCAAAGCCTGCTTTAAATGATCAAACTTTTAATCAGGATACTAACAAAGAAATATTCTAA
- a CDS encoding long-chain-fatty-acid--CoA ligase, with product MIEVKVNSLDEALQKSYPPWVRRTIEIPDISIYRAFSDSVEKNKDNIAIDFMGKKITYSSLKEKIDSISVRLGELGITKGDRIAVMLPNIPQYITYFFAIVKLGAVIVQVNPLYTIRELEFEIKDSGANTLIVMDDFIDKALPLYPAKLKRILVVKVQYYLPPVVSQLYTLIKKEHKKIPVADNIYLCKVPKKSRFVSKEADIDPENDPALLQYTGGTTGMPKAAILTHKNLISNAYQIIEYMPEEYKKNISYLSSIPFFHVYGMMTAMLTPLLQGSKIILIPDPRDIKTALKIIDKKKPVAFPGIPTLYHGIITYKDVKKYHIDNVKICISGASPLPVELQKNFESMTGAILVEGYGLSECSPVANVTPLVEDEREKYRRFGSVGLPVSNTYEKIVSTEDGVTEMPLNEPGELLIKGPQVMKGYWNRPDENAKTLVDGWLHTGDIAKMDEDGYVYIVDREKDLIIAGGYNIYPREIEEVIYENPKVSECAVIGVKDAHRGETVKAFIVKKDSSLTDVEIINFCKERLAVYKVPKIIEFRDELPLTLVGKVDKKALRGGDNGK from the coding sequence ATGATTGAAGTAAAGGTTAACAGCCTTGATGAAGCTTTACAGAAAAGCTACCCTCCGTGGGTAAGGAGAACCATTGAAATACCGGATATTAGCATATACAGAGCATTCTCCGACTCAGTTGAAAAAAATAAAGATAATATTGCAATAGATTTCATGGGCAAAAAAATAACCTACAGTAGCCTGAAAGAAAAAATTGATTCTATTTCTGTAAGGTTGGGGGAGTTAGGCATCACCAAAGGTGACAGAATTGCAGTTATGCTGCCTAACATACCGCAGTACATAACATATTTCTTTGCGATTGTTAAACTTGGTGCTGTTATTGTACAGGTAAACCCATTGTATACAATACGGGAACTGGAATTTGAAATAAAGGATTCAGGGGCAAATACACTTATAGTAATGGATGATTTTATAGATAAGGCATTGCCATTATATCCGGCCAAATTGAAAAGAATTCTTGTTGTGAAGGTTCAATATTACCTGCCACCTGTTGTATCACAGCTCTATACATTGATTAAAAAAGAACATAAGAAGATACCTGTAGCCGACAATATATATTTATGCAAGGTACCTAAAAAATCCCGATTCGTATCAAAGGAAGCCGATATTGACCCTGAAAATGATCCTGCCCTGCTGCAGTATACTGGGGGCACCACTGGAATGCCAAAGGCTGCAATACTTACACATAAAAACTTAATTTCAAATGCATATCAGATAATCGAATACATGCCTGAAGAGTATAAGAAAAATATTTCCTATCTATCATCAATACCATTTTTCCATGTATACGGCATGATGACGGCAATGTTGACACCATTGCTGCAGGGCTCTAAAATTATCCTTATACCGGATCCAAGGGATATTAAGACGGCATTAAAAATAATAGATAAGAAAAAGCCCGTAGCATTTCCAGGAATACCAACACTTTACCATGGAATAATTACATATAAGGATGTTAAAAAATACCATATTGACAATGTAAAAATATGTATTTCAGGAGCATCTCCATTGCCTGTGGAACTGCAGAAGAATTTTGAATCAATGACCGGCGCAATTCTCGTAGAGGGCTATGGGTTAAGTGAATGCTCTCCTGTTGCAAATGTTACACCCCTGGTTGAGGATGAGAGGGAAAAATACAGGAGATTTGGCTCTGTCGGCTTGCCTGTGTCCAATACATATGAAAAAATTGTTTCAACAGAGGATGGAGTAACTGAAATGCCTCTTAATGAACCTGGAGAACTTCTCATTAAAGGCCCGCAGGTTATGAAAGGATACTGGAACAGGCCTGATGAAAATGCAAAAACGCTGGTAGATGGGTGGCTGCATACCGGTGATATTGCAAAGATGGATGAAGATGGTTACGTATATATCGTCGACCGTGAAAAGGATTTAATTATAGCAGGCGGCTATAACATATACCCGCGTGAGATCGAGGAAGTTATATATGAAAACCCGAAAGTTTCTGAGTGTGCTGTTATAGGGGTAAAAGATGCACATCGCGGTGAAACAGTAAAGGCATTTATTGTAAAGAAGGACAGTTCACTCACGGATGTTGAGATAATAAATTTCTGCAAAGAAAGGTTAGCGGTTTATAAAGTACCGAAAATAATAGAGTTCAGGGATGAACTTCCATTGACCCTTGTTGGCAAAGTAGACAAGAAAGCTTTGCGCGGTGGAGATAATGGTAAATAA